A part of Alkalispirochaeta americana genomic DNA contains:
- a CDS encoding antibiotic biosynthesis monooxygenase, with product MEVRVVTICVKPEYYDQFEEVTAKNHAASLEEPGVVRFDVLKDEQNPGVYALYEMYRDSGAILAHKESRHYKAWRDQVEPMMEHPRHGMDFTLLYPEKTGKD from the coding sequence ATGGAAGTTCGAGTCGTTACCATTTGCGTCAAACCTGAATATTACGACCAATTTGAGGAAGTCACCGCAAAAAATCACGCTGCGTCTCTGGAAGAGCCTGGGGTGGTCCGTTTCGACGTGCTAAAAGATGAACAGAACCCCGGCGTCTACGCGCTCTACGAGATGTACCGTGACTCGGGGGCGATCCTGGCCCACAAGGAGAGCAGACACTATAAAGCCTGGCGCGATCAGGTGGAGCCCATGATGGAGCACCCCCGCCACGGCATGGATTTCACCCTTCTCTATCCGGAGAAAACTGGGAAGGATTAG
- a CDS encoding ATP-binding cassette domain-containing protein — MITLERVEKRYPLEAGFFARQDRFVHAVHGLSLAVEPGEIYGLVGESGCGKTTTARMIVRMERLSAGEITFRSRDGSEFVLSRLDRRSLKEMRSRIRYIFQDPARSLNPRMTIREVLLSGYRYAPSWPGRARAEVEARRILEEVGLRAGDLDRRPADFSGGQRQRISIARALITEPEVIICDEVVSALDASIQGQILNLLLQVREERNLTMLFIGHDLAVVGYMCDRIGVMYRGVLVEEAPAGALLAGRFHPYTRYLFEAQPALGRPRRERPLTPPPVPATGDLTAPPVEDPRELIMTEVAPGHRVSAAFQGSLEG, encoded by the coding sequence GTGATTACCCTGGAGCGTGTGGAAAAGCGGTACCCCCTGGAGGCGGGGTTCTTTGCCCGCCAGGACCGGTTTGTTCACGCCGTGCACGGTCTGAGCCTCGCCGTTGAGCCAGGCGAGATCTACGGCCTGGTGGGCGAGTCGGGGTGCGGCAAAACCACCACGGCCCGAATGATCGTTCGGATGGAGCGTCTCTCGGCGGGAGAGATCACTTTTCGCAGTCGTGATGGAAGCGAGTTTGTCCTCTCCCGGCTGGATCGCCGGTCCCTCAAGGAGATGCGCAGCCGGATTCGCTACATTTTTCAGGATCCGGCCCGCTCTCTGAACCCCCGTATGACTATCCGGGAGGTTTTACTCTCGGGGTACCGCTATGCTCCTTCCTGGCCCGGCCGCGCCCGGGCCGAGGTGGAGGCCCGGCGGATACTGGAAGAGGTGGGGCTCCGGGCAGGAGACCTGGATCGGCGCCCGGCCGATTTTTCGGGGGGGCAGCGGCAACGAATATCCATTGCCCGGGCGCTTATCACGGAGCCCGAGGTGATTATCTGTGACGAGGTGGTGAGCGCCCTGGACGCCTCCATCCAGGGGCAGATACTGAACCTGCTCCTCCAGGTGCGGGAAGAGCGGAATTTGACGATGCTTTTTATTGGCCACGATCTGGCCGTGGTGGGGTATATGTGTGACCGGATCGGCGTTATGTATCGGGGCGTTCTGGTGGAGGAGGCTCCTGCAGGAGCGCTTCTGGCGGGGCGGTTCCACCCCTACACACGGTACCTCTTCGAGGCTCAGCCTGCCCTGGGACGGCCCCGCAGGGAACGACCGCTGACGCCGCCGCCCGTTCCGGCTACGGGAGACCTCACGGCCCCTCCCGTGGAAGACCCCCGGGAGCTGATCATGACCGAAGTGGCTCCGGGGCACCGCGTGAGCGCCGCCTTTCAGGGTTCCCTGGAGGGCTAA
- a CDS encoding ABC transporter ATP-binding protein, translating to MKENTELLALEELRVDFATSGGTLQAVRGVSFQVDQGEIVGVVGESGSGKSVTAHSILRLLPGNGAITGGRILYRGEDIARLKAPALRRYRGKEAAMIFQEPGRSFDPLYTVGASLRETLRAHAPEMSPREARERSIRLLEEVKVPDPARRLDNFPYQFSGGLLQRIMIAHALAAEPALLIADEPTTALDVTIQAGIIELLLELRRKRNLAILFITHNLALISEFADRLVVMYAGIILEEGPPGEVLARPGHPYTEALLGGLVPLGAHHRDGPLRGLAGSPPDPLAPEEGCPFAPRCPLVTAQCRRELPPWRREGQSSFRCLVPGPKGPDLRFPRVGENPPGGSAPAEGEGGLP from the coding sequence GTGAAAGAGAACACAGAGCTGCTTGCCCTGGAGGAGCTGCGGGTGGACTTCGCCACCTCCGGAGGAACGCTCCAGGCGGTGAGGGGCGTCTCCTTTCAGGTCGATCAGGGCGAGATTGTGGGGGTCGTGGGTGAGTCGGGAAGTGGCAAGAGTGTTACGGCCCACTCGATCCTGCGGCTCCTGCCTGGCAACGGAGCGATCACGGGGGGAAGAATCCTCTATCGCGGGGAAGATATCGCCCGGTTGAAGGCCCCGGCTCTGCGCCGGTATCGGGGCAAGGAGGCGGCCATGATCTTCCAGGAGCCGGGCCGCTCCTTTGACCCCCTCTATACCGTGGGAGCCTCCCTGAGAGAGACCTTGCGCGCCCATGCGCCGGAGATGTCTCCCCGCGAAGCGAGGGAACGGTCGATCCGGCTTCTGGAGGAGGTAAAGGTTCCCGACCCGGCCAGGAGGCTCGACAACTTTCCTTACCAGTTTTCCGGGGGGCTTCTGCAGCGAATCATGATTGCCCATGCTCTTGCGGCCGAACCGGCGTTGCTCATCGCCGATGAACCCACCACCGCCCTGGATGTGACGATCCAGGCGGGGATCATCGAGCTGCTGCTGGAGCTCCGCCGCAAGCGGAATCTGGCGATTCTCTTTATTACCCACAATCTGGCGCTGATTTCGGAGTTTGCCGACCGGCTGGTGGTAATGTACGCGGGGATCATTCTGGAGGAGGGCCCCCCTGGAGAGGTTCTGGCCCGACCGGGGCATCCCTATACCGAGGCGCTTCTGGGAGGGCTTGTGCCCTTGGGGGCGCATCACCGGGACGGACCATTGCGAGGGCTTGCAGGATCACCGCCTGACCCTCTGGCCCCCGAGGAGGGGTGCCCCTTCGCTCCCCGGTGTCCTCTGGTGACTGCCCAGTGTCGCCGGGAGCTTCCGCCCTGGCGAAGAGAAGGGCAGAGCTCCTTTCGGTGTCTGGTTCCCGGTCCCAAGGGGCCCGACTTGCGGTTCCCCCGAGTGGGGGAGAATCCCCCCGGCGGATCCGCCCCGGCCGAGGGTGAAGGAGGTCTCCCGTGA
- a CDS encoding ABC transporter permease produces the protein MKRFGRLLLRRPLAGTSVLVLVILYGTMVLAEFFAPYPAGTVFREHAYHPPNLRLYSRELGFRPQVQKHVLIDESTWRYAPVRGEYVPIRFFTSGPSYRLTGVLPGTVRLFGTDEPYDERGADWQQGGRTYPVFLMGADNLGRDLFSRILYGSRISLTIGFIGISISLSIAIVLGGFAGYYGGWIDWLIMRIAEFVILIPGLYLILFLRSLLSRELDSGQSFMLITVILSFVGWPGSARLIRGLVHSIKREDFVVNARLESIPPLVIIFRHIIPQMASILIVSVTLGIPGFILGETVLSYLGLGIVDPAVSWGSLLNREISTLANLRNFPWFLYPGLFLLLATLAFNFIGDLLRDLLDPYHRERKVSS, from the coding sequence ATGAAGCGCTTTGGCCGGCTTCTCCTCCGTCGCCCCCTGGCGGGAACCTCCGTGCTGGTCCTGGTGATCCTCTACGGAACCATGGTCCTGGCGGAGTTTTTTGCACCCTACCCGGCGGGAACGGTCTTCCGGGAGCACGCCTATCACCCGCCCAACCTTCGCCTCTATTCCCGGGAGCTGGGGTTTCGGCCGCAGGTGCAGAAGCACGTCCTGATCGATGAATCGACCTGGCGCTACGCTCCCGTCCGGGGCGAGTACGTGCCGATCCGGTTCTTCACCTCCGGTCCGTCCTATCGTCTGACGGGGGTTCTGCCGGGAACAGTTCGGCTTTTTGGAACGGACGAACCCTACGATGAACGGGGCGCTGACTGGCAGCAGGGCGGGCGAACCTACCCCGTCTTTCTTATGGGTGCCGATAACCTGGGCAGAGATCTCTTTTCGAGGATTCTCTACGGAAGCAGGATCTCCCTTACCATCGGCTTCATCGGCATCTCGATCTCCCTCTCGATCGCCATCGTTCTGGGAGGGTTTGCCGGCTACTACGGAGGATGGATCGACTGGCTGATCATGCGGATCGCCGAGTTCGTGATCCTCATTCCCGGTCTCTATCTGATCCTTTTTCTGAGAAGCCTCCTCTCGCGGGAGCTCGATTCGGGCCAATCCTTTATGCTGATCACGGTGATCCTCTCCTTTGTGGGGTGGCCCGGAAGCGCCCGTCTTATCCGGGGGCTGGTGCACAGCATCAAGCGCGAGGATTTTGTGGTAAACGCCCGCCTCGAGAGCATCCCCCCTCTGGTGATCATCTTTCGGCATATCATTCCCCAGATGGCTTCCATTCTGATCGTGAGTGTGACCCTGGGGATCCCCGGGTTTATTCTGGGCGAGACGGTTCTGAGTTACCTCGGTCTGGGGATCGTGGATCCCGCCGTGAGCTGGGGAAGTCTGTTGAACCGGGAGATTTCCACGCTGGCAAACCTGAGAAACTTTCCCTGGTTTCTCTACCCGGGGCTCTTCCTGCTTCTGGCCACCCTGGCCTTTAACTTTATCGGTGATCTTCTGCGGGATCTCCTGGATCCCTACCACCGGGAACGGAAGGTTTCCTCGTGA
- a CDS encoding ABC transporter permease, whose product MNAPGRLRATPEELLRRLVRPLGLFREAFPLASFITGRLLSMVTILFFLGLGVFGLMALTPGDIVDTYVRSQMMMDVEFRQPDHQYTEEAIAVARARLGLDQPFYIQYATWLRRVVVERDLGRTLISRAPVLFLIRDRMINSLILNLISLFFLTIISFALGIYFSTKVGTRTDVVASVVALVLHAFPGLLLLILLQLFASVSGIFPITAYPDFPWSEGPVRFTFSYLHHILLPLIGAFLGGIGGTLRMIRATMLDQLGQPYITSLRSRGISERRVYFAHAFRNTLNPYITSSANLLASLFSGSLILEIIFSYPGIGRLMFEAVRQEDVNLVLANIMFISFLVLFGMVVSDILLALVDPRIKFGADR is encoded by the coding sequence ATGAATGCCCCGGGACGCCTCCGGGCAACTCCGGAGGAACTCCTGCGGCGGCTGGTTCGCCCTCTGGGACTCTTCCGCGAAGCCTTCCCCCTGGCTTCGTTTATCACAGGGCGGTTGCTCTCCATGGTGACCATCCTCTTTTTTCTCGGTCTGGGAGTGTTCGGCCTCATGGCCCTTACCCCCGGCGATATCGTGGATACCTACGTGCGCAGCCAGATGATGATGGACGTCGAGTTTCGCCAGCCTGATCACCAGTACACCGAGGAGGCGATCGCTGTTGCCCGGGCCCGGCTTGGTCTGGATCAGCCCTTTTACATCCAGTATGCCACCTGGCTTAGACGAGTAGTGGTCGAGAGGGATCTGGGTCGAACCCTGATCTCCCGGGCACCGGTGCTCTTCCTGATCCGGGATCGCATGATCAACAGTCTGATCCTCAACCTGATATCGCTCTTTTTTCTTACGATCATCTCCTTTGCCCTGGGAATCTACTTCAGTACCAAGGTAGGGACGCGCACCGATGTGGTGGCCTCCGTGGTGGCTCTGGTGCTGCACGCCTTTCCGGGGCTCCTGCTTCTGATTCTGCTGCAGCTCTTTGCCTCGGTTTCGGGAATTTTCCCCATTACGGCCTACCCTGATTTTCCCTGGTCCGAAGGTCCCGTGAGGTTCACCTTCAGTTACCTCCACCATATTCTGCTTCCCCTGATCGGGGCCTTTCTGGGTGGCATCGGGGGGACCCTGCGCATGATCCGGGCCACCATGCTGGATCAGCTGGGGCAGCCCTACATAACGAGCCTGCGCAGCCGGGGGATCAGCGAGCGGCGAGTCTACTTTGCCCACGCCTTCCGCAACACCCTGAACCCCTACATCACTTCCAGCGCAAACCTCCTGGCGAGCCTCTTTTCGGGCTCCCTGATCCTGGAGATCATCTTCTCCTATCCCGGAATCGGACGCCTCATGTTCGAGGCCGTTCGTCAGGAAGACGTTAACCTGGTCCTGGCAAACATCATGTTTATCAGCTTTCTGGTGCTCTTTGGCATGGTGGTCAGCGATATCCTCCTTGCGCTGGTGGACCCCCGGATCAAGTTTGGAGCAGACCGATGA
- a CDS encoding ABC transporter substrate-binding protein → MSRTGGVFRRGLALTVTAGLATILAVSLAMGLAGCSREPEVSREEAQLLREQRRSALLQQTSYRPGPPEYRPGQPGGTFVATLTSDPKSFNDLTARDGDTRAIVNLLSDYLADYDVYRREFIPRMASFSVEVDHEEDKLRVFYTLRDDLYWTTPDSDPETWIPVTADDIVFWYDQVEGNPSLRLPGYPGQFVEMPDGSSARVTVEKIDQRRVVFTFPRIVANPVLSTNMRVWPRHIFEPAKEKGGSEALLDVLSVDTDVMTIPSVGPYHIVEYTPGVRTVMKRNPAYWRRDEAGQRLPYIERLIYRIVPDDNTAYLLFREGSKDSHSVRPEQLDELLRIGKRDFTIYRGGASLGASFFTFNQNPANINPQRHRWFMQREFRQAMSSLLNRPRIARQVYRSLASPAYHFFAPPNPFFDEDIRLEYTYNPERALELLAGIGITPGEDGLLYDDRGNHIEFTISLGAENTAGIDMANIFADELENVGITARVRPIDFQNLVERISSTFDWEVVLVALGVNYWPESGSNVWQSSGNFHIWHPLQETPATEWEARVDYLYNEGRFTLDQERRKEIYDEFQRIILTELPLLYTVHPFSFFAIRDRWQNVYFDTLGGSDSMYYFLQGAP, encoded by the coding sequence TTGTCTAGGACGGGGGGTGTTTTCCGCAGGGGGCTCGCCCTGACTGTGACAGCGGGGCTGGCGACGATCCTGGCGGTCTCTCTGGCAATGGGCCTGGCGGGATGCAGCCGGGAACCCGAGGTGTCCAGGGAGGAGGCCCAGCTCCTGCGCGAGCAGCGGCGCAGCGCCTTGCTCCAGCAAACCTCCTACCGCCCGGGGCCTCCCGAGTATCGTCCCGGTCAGCCGGGTGGAACCTTTGTGGCCACCCTCACGAGCGATCCCAAGTCCTTTAACGACCTCACCGCCCGGGACGGTGATACCCGGGCAATTGTGAACCTCCTGAGCGATTACCTGGCCGATTACGACGTGTACCGGCGGGAGTTTATCCCCCGGATGGCCTCCTTCTCCGTAGAGGTCGATCACGAAGAGGACAAGCTGCGCGTTTTCTACACCCTTCGGGATGATCTCTACTGGACCACGCCCGACTCGGATCCCGAGACGTGGATTCCCGTGACGGCCGACGATATCGTTTTCTGGTACGACCAGGTTGAGGGAAACCCCAGTCTGCGCCTTCCCGGCTACCCGGGGCAGTTTGTGGAGATGCCCGACGGGAGCAGCGCCCGCGTTACCGTGGAAAAAATCGATCAGCGCCGGGTGGTCTTTACCTTCCCCCGGATTGTGGCAAATCCTGTTCTCTCTACCAATATGCGGGTCTGGCCCCGGCACATCTTCGAGCCCGCCAAGGAAAAGGGAGGCAGCGAGGCCCTCCTGGACGTGCTCAGCGTGGACACCGATGTCATGACCATTCCCAGCGTGGGGCCCTACCACATTGTGGAATACACCCCGGGGGTCCGGACGGTGATGAAGCGAAACCCCGCCTACTGGAGACGGGACGAGGCCGGTCAGCGCCTTCCCTACATCGAGCGGTTGATCTACCGGATCGTCCCTGATGACAATACGGCCTATCTGCTTTTCCGCGAGGGCTCAAAGGACAGCCACTCCGTGCGGCCCGAGCAGCTGGACGAGCTCCTGCGCATCGGGAAGCGGGATTTCACGATCTATCGCGGAGGAGCTTCTCTGGGAGCCTCGTTTTTCACCTTCAACCAGAACCCTGCCAACATTAACCCCCAGCGACACCGCTGGTTCATGCAACGCGAGTTTCGCCAGGCCATGAGCAGTCTCCTGAACCGGCCCCGGATCGCCCGTCAGGTCTACCGGAGCCTGGCCTCACCGGCCTACCATTTTTTTGCGCCTCCCAATCCCTTCTTCGATGAGGATATCCGGCTGGAGTATACCTACAATCCCGAGCGGGCGCTGGAGTTGCTCGCCGGGATCGGGATTACCCCCGGTGAGGACGGCCTTCTCTACGACGACCGGGGCAACCACATCGAGTTTACCATCAGCCTGGGCGCGGAAAACACCGCAGGAATAGACATGGCCAACATCTTTGCCGATGAACTGGAAAATGTCGGGATCACCGCCCGGGTGCGCCCCATCGATTTTCAGAACCTGGTGGAGCGAATATCCTCAACCTTCGATTGGGAGGTTGTTCTGGTGGCTCTGGGCGTGAACTACTGGCCCGAGAGTGGCAGCAACGTCTGGCAGTCCAGCGGAAATTTTCACATCTGGCACCCCCTCCAGGAGACCCCCGCCACGGAGTGGGAGGCCCGTGTGGACTACCTCTACAACGAGGGCCGCTTCACCCTCGATCAGGAACGGCGCAAGGAGATCTACGACGAGTTCCAGCGGATTATCCTGACCGAGCTGCCCCTGCTCTACACGGTTCATCCCTTTTCCTTCTTCGCGATTCGCGATCGCTGGCAGAACGTCTATTTTGACACCCTGGGCGGGAGCGACAGCATGTATTATTTCCTCCAGGGGGCTCCATGA
- a CDS encoding DeoR/GlpR family DNA-binding transcription regulator produces the protein MTMVVQSRKERLRGVLNKIRLERHTTLDELARFFQVSTATIRRDIKRLEQDSAVLQTMGGGVVYTSDKAGALSPGTMVHAVEEKIRIAEYCTELVRDQDDILIGPGTTTFLTGKIMSGIEDRHFRLITSSVELALEAGVSDNIRLVLLGGEVWNKYVVDPRVGRGGYFDTCHREHTMILSADGIHRDQGVTFFESRLVPLVQAMIAVSSRVILVADSSKFGKSRFNRVANLNELSYVVTDEKAPEEYVDLFRSRGIEVRLV, from the coding sequence ATGACTATGGTGGTGCAAAGCAGAAAGGAACGTCTGCGGGGGGTGCTGAACAAGATTCGCCTGGAACGCCACACCACACTGGATGAGCTGGCGCGGTTCTTTCAGGTCTCCACGGCCACAATCAGAAGAGATATCAAGCGTCTCGAGCAGGATTCTGCAGTTTTGCAGACCATGGGTGGCGGGGTTGTCTACACCTCCGATAAAGCCGGAGCCCTGTCTCCTGGCACCATGGTCCACGCCGTGGAAGAAAAAATACGTATCGCCGAGTACTGCACCGAACTTGTACGGGATCAGGACGATATCCTTATCGGTCCGGGAACCACCACCTTTCTCACGGGAAAGATCATGAGCGGGATCGAGGACCGTCACTTCCGGCTGATAACCAGTTCCGTGGAGCTGGCTCTGGAAGCGGGTGTGTCCGACAATATCCGCCTGGTTCTCCTGGGCGGCGAGGTCTGGAACAAATACGTGGTAGATCCCCGAGTTGGCCGGGGAGGGTATTTTGACACCTGCCACAGGGAGCACACCATGATCCTCTCGGCCGATGGTATCCACCGTGATCAGGGTGTTACCTTCTTCGAGAGTCGCCTGGTTCCCCTGGTGCAGGCCATGATCGCCGTTTCCAGCAGGGTTATCCTGGTGGCGGATTCCAGCAAGTTTGGAAAGTCCCGGTTTAACCGTGTTGCAAATCTGAACGAACTCAGTTATGTAGTGACCGATGAAAAGGCGCCCGAGGAATATGTGGATCTCTTCCGCAGCCGGGGGATCGAGGTTCGGCTTGTCTAG
- a CDS encoding PTS sugar transporter subunit IIB, with the protein MVKKKKILVACGTAIATSTVVARKIEEELGKRNIPVETTQCKAAEVPEKVQGHDLVVTTTFVSGTGDVPVIHSVSFLTGVGLERDLEKIVGYLNSD; encoded by the coding sequence ATGGTCAAAAAAAAGAAAATCCTCGTGGCCTGCGGGACCGCGATTGCGACGTCCACCGTGGTGGCGCGAAAAATTGAAGAAGAGTTGGGAAAACGCAATATTCCCGTTGAGACAACACAATGCAAAGCCGCTGAGGTTCCCGAGAAGGTCCAGGGCCACGATCTGGTGGTAACCACCACCTTCGTCTCCGGTACGGGCGATGTCCCCGTAATCCATTCTGTCTCGTTTCTCACGGGAGTGGGTCTTGAGCGGGACCTTGAAAAAATTGTGGGGTATCTCAACAGTGACTAG
- a CDS encoding aldose 1-epimerase, which yields MIRRLERPSGARLAVDLDQGGAVREIRLVPEGSLGGAVNILDDGSSSEESARWFCGRLLAPFNDRIPRGEYRWQGRLFQLPLNDPEGADAIHGFLCRTVLKELKIQECSRESVLLLEGTLGPCEGYPFPLFLEVTYTLRDDALLVDLLVQNTGDETAPVALGWHPYFSLPEADRVDRLRLEIPADRYYQVDSRLIPTGELPLVEGSSRDFRTARPIGAAAIDLAWPLKRDGQGGSPVVLQGRDHRLEVWCGDAFGAVQVFIPPHRRSIALEPVTGPADAFNFPSLGVPGVPPGAFLRGRAQIRISVSDESAFS from the coding sequence GTGATACGACGTCTTGAGCGGCCCTCGGGGGCCAGGCTGGCGGTTGATCTGGACCAGGGCGGCGCTGTCCGGGAGATCCGGCTGGTACCGGAAGGCTCCCTCGGGGGAGCTGTGAACATCCTGGACGATGGCTCCTCTTCTGAAGAATCGGCCCGCTGGTTCTGCGGACGCCTGCTTGCTCCCTTTAATGATCGCATTCCCCGGGGGGAATATCGCTGGCAGGGAAGGCTTTTTCAGCTGCCCCTGAACGATCCCGAAGGAGCCGATGCGATTCACGGTTTTCTGTGCAGGACGGTCCTGAAAGAGCTGAAGATTCAGGAATGTTCCCGCGAGTCGGTGTTGCTTCTGGAGGGAACTCTGGGGCCGTGCGAGGGCTACCCGTTTCCGCTCTTTCTGGAGGTAACCTATACGCTCAGGGACGATGCTCTTCTGGTGGATCTCCTGGTCCAGAATACCGGCGATGAGACAGCCCCCGTTGCCCTGGGCTGGCATCCCTATTTTTCCCTGCCCGAGGCGGATCGGGTAGACCGGCTCCGGCTGGAGATTCCCGCCGATCGTTATTATCAGGTGGACAGCCGCCTGATTCCCACGGGAGAGTTGCCCCTGGTGGAGGGTTCCTCCCGGGATTTTCGCACCGCCCGTCCGATCGGAGCCGCCGCGATAGACCTGGCCTGGCCCCTGAAACGGGACGGCCAGGGCGGTTCCCCGGTGGTTCTCCAGGGCCGGGATCACCGTCTCGAGGTATGGTGCGGCGACGCCTTCGGTGCGGTCCAGGTTTTTATTCCTCCCCACCGTCGCTCAATAGCGCTGGAGCCGGTCACAGGGCCGGCCGATGCGTTCAATTTTCCCTCTCTGGGAGTCCCGGGAGTTCCTCCCGGAGCGTTCCTGCGGGGGCGGGCCCAGATCAGAATCAGCGTTTCCGATGAAAGCGCTTTTTCGTGA
- a CDS encoding PIG-L deacetylase family protein, with amino-acid sequence MTGDKMTENGAEKGYSLARRFPDGAVRRGSLSRVMEEWTDEERWLFFSPHDDDLAIGGGLLMAAAAAEGVSQRARIVTDGRMGYTSVTGADEIVRVRQEETAASFRILGVSDYAWYGYPDSQLHLHLGRRAADRAGQGDPHSVAGFCGLQNSFTAELRSFRPNRVFIMSSADYHPDHKLVHQEVLISLFHAGGDIWPELGPPLEETPRVYEIAAYCPFVEDPDLEIRTGASLFEKKIASIEAFASQAQIAHLVEGLRRGGPVEYVRTFPFTFYDSRRYEKLFSSEER; translated from the coding sequence ATGACTGGAGATAAGATGACCGAAAACGGAGCAGAAAAAGGGTATAGCCTGGCACGACGGTTTCCCGACGGCGCTGTTCGGCGGGGATCGCTGTCCCGGGTAATGGAAGAATGGACCGATGAGGAGAGGTGGCTCTTTTTCTCTCCCCACGACGATGATCTGGCGATTGGTGGCGGATTGCTCATGGCGGCCGCCGCGGCCGAGGGGGTTTCCCAGAGGGCCCGGATCGTCACGGACGGACGCATGGGGTATACCAGCGTTACCGGGGCCGACGAGATCGTTCGGGTTCGCCAGGAGGAGACGGCTGCCTCCTTCCGGATCCTGGGAGTGAGCGACTATGCCTGGTACGGGTATCCGGACTCGCAGCTGCACCTTCATCTGGGACGGCGGGCCGCCGATCGTGCCGGCCAGGGCGACCCCCACAGTGTTGCCGGTTTCTGCGGCCTCCAGAACAGCTTTACAGCGGAGTTGCGCTCGTTTCGGCCGAACCGGGTCTTTATCATGTCCTCCGCCGATTATCACCCTGACCACAAGCTGGTTCACCAGGAGGTGTTGATCTCATTGTTCCACGCCGGAGGAGACATCTGGCCCGAACTGGGGCCGCCCCTGGAAGAGACTCCCCGGGTTTACGAGATCGCCGCCTATTGCCCCTTTGTGGAGGATCCTGACCTGGAGATCCGCACCGGGGCATCGCTCTTCGAGAAAAAAATCGCTTCCATCGAGGCTTTTGCCTCCCAGGCCCAGATAGCTCATCTGGTGGAGGGGCTGCGCCGGGGCGGGCCCGTGGAGTATGTCCGCACCTTTCCCTTTACCTTCTACGATTCCCGGCGGTACGAAAAGCTCTTTTCTTCCGAAGAAAGGTGA
- a CDS encoding SIS domain-containing protein — MKHTEKYTRYALCREMMETVSVVRNLDTAPMEAIQVSSDRVLLSGEGSSRIFPAKHLIARALRLPGTPRMITEACLQAREYDLEGYHVFIGSNSGRTAEGVKLIRHLRKQGTGVTITGVVAHDGTPIALESDSRVVLQCGAEAAVAATKSVVEQALVYDEIFRDVLGEPGLDREKLASVMEEALAVEIDPALVARIAESPLIYFAGRNDGVAEELTLKTNEITRKRADYLEGTYAVHGIEEVMNPEDTVVLIDPYPEEEEKFAQVLSQGVGLQVVAIASRETRFPTIRIPQAGPEAVYAQLAAGWNLLVEIGLALGVNPDKPQRARKVGNEFQGS, encoded by the coding sequence ATGAAACACACAGAGAAATATACCCGCTACGCCCTGTGCCGGGAAATGATGGAGACCGTCTCGGTGGTCCGGAACCTGGATACAGCCCCGATGGAGGCGATCCAGGTCTCGTCCGATCGGGTCCTGCTTTCCGGGGAAGGCTCCAGCCGGATCTTTCCCGCCAAGCATCTCATTGCCCGGGCGCTCCGCTTGCCCGGAACCCCTCGGATGATCACCGAGGCCTGCCTTCAGGCCCGGGAGTACGATCTTGAGGGGTATCACGTGTTTATCGGCTCCAACTCGGGAAGAACCGCCGAGGGGGTCAAGTTGATACGTCATCTTCGCAAGCAGGGCACCGGGGTTACTATCACCGGTGTGGTCGCTCACGACGGTACGCCCATCGCCCTTGAATCGGATAGTCGCGTTGTGCTGCAGTGCGGCGCGGAAGCGGCCGTGGCTGCCACCAAATCGGTGGTGGAGCAGGCCCTGGTCTACGATGAGATCTTTCGCGATGTCCTGGGCGAGCCCGGGCTGGACCGGGAGAAGCTTGCTTCGGTCATGGAAGAAGCCCTGGCTGTGGAGATCGATCCAGCCCTGGTTGCCAGGATCGCCGAGTCTCCCCTGATCTATTTTGCCGGACGCAACGATGGCGTAGCCGAAGAACTCACCCTCAAGACCAACGAGATCACGCGCAAGCGAGCCGATTATCTGGAGGGAACCTATGCGGTTCACGGGATCGAGGAGGTCATGAACCCCGAGGACACGGTTGTCCTCATCGATCCCTACCCCGAGGAAGAGGAAAAGTTTGCCCAGGTTCTCAGTCAGGGCGTAGGACTTCAGGTTGTGGCGATCGCTTCCCGGGAGACCCGGTTCCCCACGATCCGGATTCCCCAGGCGGGGCCCGAGGCTGTCTACGCCCAGCTTGCCGCAGGCTGGAACCTCCTTGTCGAGATCGGTCTTGCCCTGGGGGTTAATCCCGATAAACCCCAGCGGGCCCGCAAGGTGGGGAACGAGTTTCAGGGCTCCTAG